The genomic region ATTGTCTATGTCAAATTCATGACTTTATATTATCAGGGATGTTCACttgtaataatttaataaaatggaCATATCAGACTaatcaaaagaacaaaaacaattgaGTATTGGAAGGGGAAGGGGCAACCCACCAAAGTACAACTTAGCTCGCATACACTTCAATTACGTGCAAcaagaaatatataatattttaaataacccTTGTAagcaaaatttcaaaatcatatataCATTACCATCATTAGACCAAATTAAACGGTTCAGATTGATTGGCCAGTAAGTATTATCAGGTCAACTGGGCTAGGCAAACTAACTATGCAAGACCAAGTCCAAATTGTATTACAATGACCCTTTCGATAGTTTCAACTTTCACCATACATTGCCGTATCAGCCAGCTAaatccaaacacaaaaatatattataaacaaaaggagagagattccgttgttatCTTTTTGTGCTTTTCCTATATGCCGAATGGCACAAAGCATCAACCAATCCAATAGGCAATATATACCAAACTTGTCTTAGAGTGCAACAAACAAGGAGGATAAGAAAAAACAATGCAGACCCTTAATGAGGCCTCACAAACAGACTCTCAATGTTGTTGCAGCTGCACAACCCCATTTTTCAACTCACCAACATCACTACACAACACAACATCAAAAATCAGGAACAGTTCTGCCGAGTGGCGCCACAGCTTCGCGGTTACAACAACATCCTCTATATTCCCAAACACTCAATTCACCAACCATGAGTCTCTTCCATCACTTCATGAATCATTCAATGAGTTCACCAAAGTGTACCCTCAGTATTCTGAGACTGAACAAGTTGACCATGTTAGAGCCAAGCACTATTTCCACCTCTCACTCTCCAACCAAACTTGCCTTGATTACATTGGCATTGGCCTCTTCTCCTACTCTCAACTTGAACACCAtgaaacatcaaaaagccaagtACCCTCATCTTCAATTCCTCAAACACCCCAATTACCACCACCTAATTACTCAGATATTCCATTCTTTAGCTTATCTTGCAAGACTGGGAGTCTAAAGACTTTGTTGCTTCATGGTGGGCAAGACTCAGAATTTGAGGCTGCAATGAGGAAGAGAATCATGTGTTTCCTTAACATATCTGAAAATGATTACTTCATGGTTTTCACAGCCAACAGAACCTCAGCTTTCAAACTTGTGGCAGATTCATACCAATTCCAAACTAGTAGGAGGCTTTTGACAGTTTATGACTACGAGAGTGAGGCGGTGGAAGCGATGATTAGTTCCTCAAAGAAGAGAGGAGCCAGGGCCATTTCAGCTGAGTTCTCATGGCCAAGGCTGAGGATTCAGACTACAAAGTTGAGGAAGATGATTGAGcgtaagagaaagaagaagaagagaaagggtcTATTTGTTTTGCCACTTAGTTCAAGAGTGACAGGAGCAAGATATCCTTATCTTTGGATGAGCATAGCACAGGAGAATGGATGGCATGTATTGGTTGATGCATGTGCATTGGGGCCAAAAGACATGGACTGTTTTGGCCTCTCTCTCTTTCAACCAGACTTTCTTATTTGCTCTTTCTATAAGGTCTTTGGGGAAAACCCTTCTGGATTTGGATGCCTTTTCATCAAGAAATCCGCTATTTCCAGCTTGGAATCTTCCTCTTCTGCAGGAATTGTCAACCTTGTACCAGAAAAGCAGCCTCATCAATTATCAGATGATTCTTCTGGCACTGacttagaaattaaaaacaaatcattACCAACATGCCTACATGAAGAGAAACCATTTCCTTTGTCATCTTTCTCAGGTCCAATGCAAACTAAACAATCTGAAACTGTTGAAGAAGGAGAACCACCTGACTCAAAACTAAAAGCTCCTCAATGTTCTGAAATTGAGGAGGTACAACAAGAGCCAGTTCAGACTCCTAAGACAAGCAATGTCCAAGAAAGTGACATTCAATTTAGGTGCTTAGACCAAGTGGATTCTTTAGGATTGATTCTCATCACTAACAGGTCAAGGTACCTGATAAACTGGCTGGTGAACTCAATGTTGAAGCTTAAGCATCCCAACACACAAGGGGTTCCTttggtcaaggtttatggtccAAAGGTGAAATTTGATAGAGGGCCTGCTTTGGCATTCAATATATTTGATTGGAAAGGTGAAAGGGTTGAGCCTGCTCTTGTCCAGAAACTTGCTGATAGGAGCAACATATCTATCAGCTATGCATTTCTGCATCATATTTGGTTTGCAGATAAGTATGCAGAAGAGAAAGGAAGAGTCCTACATACCAAAGTGGTTGGAGACCAAGAAGTGGTGACAACAACCAACAAGAAGAAAGATAGTGTTGGAATCAGTGTGGTTACTGCTGCATTAGGCTTCCTGGCTAATTTTGAAGATGTCTATAAGCTTTGGGCTTTTGTTGCAAGGTTCCTTGATGCTGACTTTGTGGAGAAGGAGAGGTGGAGGTACATTGCTATCAATCAGAAAACAGTCG from Glycine soja cultivar W05 chromosome 16, ASM419377v2, whole genome shotgun sequence harbors:
- the LOC114389293 gene encoding uncharacterized protein LOC114389293, whose amino-acid sequence is MQTLNEASQTDSQCCCSCTTPFFNSPTSLHNTTSKIRNSSAEWRHSFAVTTTSSIFPNTQFTNHESLPSLHESFNEFTKVYPQYSETEQVDHVRAKHYFHLSLSNQTCLDYIGIGLFSYSQLEHHETSKSQVPSSSIPQTPQLPPPNYSDIPFFSLSCKTGSLKTLLLHGGQDSEFEAAMRKRIMCFLNISENDYFMVFTANRTSAFKLVADSYQFQTSRRLLTVYDYESEAVEAMISSSKKRGARAISAEFSWPRLRIQTTKLRKMIERKRKKKKRKGLFVLPLSSRVTGARYPYLWMSIAQENGWHVLVDACALGPKDMDCFGLSLFQPDFLICSFYKVFGENPSGFGCLFIKKSAISSLESSSSAGIVNLVPEKQPHQLSDDSSGTDLEIKNKSLPTCLHEEKPFPLSSFSGPMQTKQSETVEEGEPPDSKLKAPQCSEIEEVQQEPVQTPKTSNVQESDIQFRCLDQVDSLGLILITNRSRYLINWLVNSMLKLKHPNTQGVPLVKVYGPKVKFDRGPALAFNIFDWKGERVEPALVQKLADRSNISISYAFLHHIWFADKYAEEKGRVLHTKVVGDQEVVTTTNKKKDSVGISVVTAALGFLANFEDVYKLWAFVARFLDADFVEKERWRYIAINQKTVEV